One Alkalicoccus halolimnae DNA segment encodes these proteins:
- a CDS encoding DUF1659 domain-containing protein produces the protein MNFLTQSRLVLTFNAGYDEDGNTMFQSRSFRNIQPQAADADLYKAAAAIASLQSHLLYSVERNNVYELTE, from the coding sequence ATGAACTTCTTAACACAATCACGCCTCGTATTGACGTTTAATGCAGGCTACGATGAAGACGGAAACACGATGTTCCAGTCGCGTTCTTTCCGTAACATTCAGCCGCAGGCAGCCGATGCCGATCTTTATAAAGCCGCAGCAGCGATTGCTTCCCTGCAGAGCCACCTGCTTTACAGCGTTGAACGCAACAATGTTTATGAACTGACAGAATAA
- a CDS encoding DUF2922 domain-containing protein, with the protein MSKRLELLFTTELGTSSTIGIDNPKEPVDALAVSEAMDDILESGVFHGANGFLTGKRGARIVDRTVETIDID; encoded by the coding sequence ATGAGTAAACGATTGGAACTTTTATTTACGACAGAACTTGGAACGAGCTCGACCATCGGTATAGATAATCCGAAGGAACCGGTGGACGCCCTGGCAGTATCAGAAGCGATGGATGACATTTTAGAATCTGGAGTTTTCCACGGTGCCAACGGCTTCCTGACCGGAAAGCGCGGAGCCCGCATCGTCGACCGCACTGTAGAAACGATCGACATCGATTAG
- a CDS encoding YvrJ family protein, with translation MDIWMQALSEFGFPMTITFYLLYRMEKKLDLINDSIIQLQIHPESYPAGSTASGMKPVSGSGGKY, from the coding sequence ATGGATATATGGATGCAGGCTCTCAGTGAATTTGGTTTTCCGATGACGATTACGTTTTACCTTCTTTACCGGATGGAGAAAAAACTCGATCTCATCAACGACTCAATTATTCAGCTGCAGATTCACCCCGAATCCTATCCGGCCGGCTCGACCGCTTCTGGTATGAAACCCGTTTCCGGATCCGGCGGAAAGTATTAA
- a CDS encoding quercetin 2,3-dioxygenase, with product MLEKLNHAFALASGEGKKYWFLGSLMEVKVTGEETGGAFSLLEEIDPPDFVTPLHIHRNEDEYFYVLEGEATFTIGEKTILGKPGTFVSAPRDIAHMYKIEKSGPAKIITMLVPAGLEQLFIDCSVPASDYKLPSEDVETDLEKLFGLALEYGIEVLE from the coding sequence ATGCTGGAGAAACTGAACCATGCATTTGCACTGGCGAGCGGGGAAGGGAAGAAGTATTGGTTTTTAGGCTCTTTGATGGAAGTAAAAGTAACGGGGGAAGAAACGGGCGGTGCTTTCAGTTTACTTGAAGAGATCGATCCACCGGATTTTGTCACCCCGCTGCACATTCATCGTAATGAAGACGAGTATTTTTATGTCCTGGAAGGTGAAGCCACTTTTACCATTGGCGAAAAAACGATTTTGGGCAAGCCCGGGACCTTTGTTTCTGCTCCGCGTGATATTGCCCATATGTATAAAATTGAAAAATCCGGACCTGCCAAAATCATTACTATGCTGGTTCCGGCGGGATTGGAGCAGCTGTTTATAGACTGCAGCGTCCCGGCAAGTGATTACAAACTACCATCGGAAGACGTGGAAACTGACCTGGAAAAGCTTTTCGGGCTGGCACTCGAATATGGAATTGAAGTGCTGGAATAA
- a CDS encoding efflux RND transporter permease subunit, whose amino-acid sequence MKITNFSIRRPVFTLVTMALFLVLGFVSLTNIPLKLLPEIDAPIAAVVTSYDDAGPQEVADQVSRPLEQSLSTVPGLNTVSSISMEGQSLTVLEFAWTTSIDDVENDIITSMNQTQLPDGAANPQFIKIDPDQFPIIQLSLSASDDSTDIDDLVADMENDLLRVDGVASVDLDGEAVEEIEITLDQEEMTDNGLDQSDVAQVLQSHNVTAPGGIVEDGGEEITTRVLFEMNTLEDIENIVLTENPPEEEDGDTETVTVADVATVERGPEPNDVITRTNQDDAILMNVQQQSEANTATVAADFMDELDDLLASNNYEDLEADVLFNQGEYIEDAVSSVSLALIGGGIIAMIVLFFFLRSVKTPLLIGIAIPFSVIVTFVLLYFTNFSLNIMTLGGLALGIGMLVDNSIVVIENIYRHLSMKKTPRLAAADGTKEVATAITASTLTTISVFLPVVFISGIVGNLFREFALTVSFSLLASLAVALTVVPMLASRWLKEPTEEVEAKRKKSRFIRVFDKSARWSLKNRLLVFLATLILLIGGGFGVSTVGTEFLPATDESFMQIELENEPGTPLEETFEDIQAVEDELDGYQQIQSYTSVTGATGDQGPTGGDGQGNQAVVYVTMVPVDQRDISTIDFSEDIRRDIESSAPDAEVSISIDASFGGDPNSFTFDLTDANPERLEEVSGELLEEFEDMNEFTEVTNTYEDTIPELQLQIDDDAARDEGLSPAQIADEVDSKTRGVLATQIVTEQNDVLSVNVRYDDEFVDTVEALEELQIRNQEGGFVDLADVAEIERGEGPETINRIDQEESVQFDLTFTSDNNLSEINELVQDTVDDYGLPNETTISYTGDQQLLEDAVQDLLFALVLAIVLVYFVLAAQFESLKYPFVVMFTVPLFIIGVALALTITQTPISVTGFIGLIVLVGIVVNNAIVLVDYINRQKEYGLSSYDAIVEGVKDRARPILMTASTTILALVPLALGFGEGSEIQQPLAITVIGGMISATFLTLILIPVVYSLFDKETRNLNKKFMTTDGRLVPAYLLDAEQEEPQKNAGQLAGPSSKRTEISEFYKDVDSEPDASFEEENVEEVKEKPYETDEYEGGKEEKPASEEMSKEELLQVLEELIKRSNKKE is encoded by the coding sequence ATGAAGATAACCAATTTTTCGATCAGGAGACCGGTGTTTACACTTGTCACCATGGCCTTATTTTTAGTTTTGGGATTTGTTTCCCTGACGAACATCCCGCTTAAACTGCTTCCGGAAATAGACGCGCCGATTGCAGCTGTCGTTACCTCTTACGATGACGCGGGACCTCAGGAGGTGGCCGACCAGGTATCCAGACCGCTCGAACAGAGTTTATCGACCGTTCCCGGATTAAATACGGTCAGCAGTATTTCGATGGAAGGGCAGTCGCTGACGGTGCTGGAATTTGCGTGGACGACCTCCATCGATGATGTGGAAAACGACATTATTACATCCATGAATCAGACCCAGCTTCCGGATGGAGCTGCAAATCCGCAGTTTATAAAAATAGACCCGGATCAGTTTCCTATTATCCAGCTTTCCTTATCCGCAAGTGATGATTCCACCGATATCGACGACCTCGTCGCTGATATGGAAAATGACCTGCTCCGAGTAGATGGTGTAGCCTCTGTGGATCTTGACGGGGAAGCAGTGGAAGAGATCGAGATTACACTTGACCAGGAAGAGATGACAGACAACGGTCTGGATCAGTCGGATGTAGCCCAGGTCCTCCAATCCCATAACGTTACTGCCCCGGGTGGTATCGTGGAAGACGGCGGAGAGGAAATTACGACCCGGGTACTGTTTGAAATGAATACCCTTGAAGACATTGAAAATATCGTACTCACAGAAAATCCTCCTGAAGAGGAAGACGGGGATACAGAAACAGTCACTGTAGCAGATGTGGCAACGGTGGAACGGGGACCGGAACCAAATGACGTGATTACCCGTACGAACCAGGACGATGCTATTCTTATGAACGTCCAGCAGCAGTCGGAAGCAAATACAGCTACCGTAGCCGCTGACTTTATGGATGAACTGGATGACCTGCTCGCTTCCAATAACTATGAAGATCTGGAAGCAGATGTTCTCTTTAATCAGGGAGAATATATTGAGGACGCAGTTTCCAGCGTTTCACTTGCCCTGATCGGCGGGGGAATTATCGCTATGATCGTGCTGTTTTTCTTCCTGCGCAGCGTGAAAACACCGCTGCTCATAGGAATTGCGATACCATTTTCCGTTATCGTTACGTTCGTTCTTCTCTACTTTACGAACTTCTCGCTTAACATTATGACACTCGGGGGGCTGGCTCTCGGTATCGGGATGCTCGTCGATAACTCGATTGTTGTTATTGAAAACATTTACCGGCATCTCTCGATGAAAAAAACACCGCGTCTTGCTGCGGCAGACGGAACGAAAGAAGTGGCGACAGCGATTACGGCAAGTACGCTGACGACGATTTCAGTCTTTCTGCCGGTTGTGTTTATCAGTGGTATCGTCGGAAACCTGTTCAGGGAATTTGCCTTGACTGTCTCCTTCAGTCTGCTTGCTTCTCTTGCAGTCGCTCTGACGGTCGTACCGATGCTTGCGAGCCGCTGGCTGAAAGAACCAACGGAAGAAGTAGAGGCGAAACGAAAGAAGAGCCGCTTTATCCGCGTGTTTGATAAGTCCGCACGCTGGTCGCTGAAAAACCGCCTGCTCGTCTTTCTTGCTACGCTCATTCTGCTTATCGGCGGAGGATTCGGTGTTTCCACCGTTGGGACAGAGTTCCTGCCTGCGACTGATGAAAGCTTTATGCAGATTGAACTGGAAAACGAACCAGGAACACCGCTTGAAGAAACATTTGAAGATATTCAGGCCGTGGAGGATGAGCTGGACGGTTATCAGCAGATTCAGAGCTATACCTCCGTAACCGGTGCTACCGGAGATCAGGGGCCGACAGGAGGCGACGGCCAGGGGAATCAGGCGGTTGTTTACGTGACCATGGTCCCTGTTGATCAGCGGGATATATCCACGATCGACTTTTCGGAAGATATCCGGCGTGATATTGAAAGTTCAGCTCCTGATGCGGAAGTAAGTATCTCGATTGATGCTTCCTTCGGAGGGGATCCGAACTCGTTCACCTTTGATCTTACTGACGCTAATCCGGAGCGGCTTGAAGAAGTATCCGGAGAACTGCTTGAAGAATTTGAAGACATGAATGAATTTACGGAAGTAACCAATACGTACGAAGATACGATTCCGGAACTGCAGCTGCAGATTGACGATGACGCAGCGAGAGACGAAGGACTGTCTCCGGCACAAATTGCGGATGAAGTAGACAGCAAAACCCGTGGAGTGCTTGCGACTCAGATCGTCACAGAACAAAATGATGTTCTGTCCGTTAACGTCCGTTACGACGACGAATTTGTCGACACGGTCGAAGCGCTGGAAGAACTGCAGATCCGCAACCAGGAAGGCGGCTTTGTCGATCTTGCTGACGTAGCGGAAATTGAGCGCGGAGAAGGACCGGAAACGATCAATCGTATTGATCAGGAAGAATCCGTCCAATTCGACCTGACGTTTACGTCCGATAACAACCTCAGTGAAATCAACGAGCTGGTCCAGGATACAGTCGATGATTACGGGCTTCCGAACGAAACGACCATCTCCTATACTGGCGATCAACAGCTGCTTGAAGATGCAGTGCAGGATCTGCTGTTTGCGCTCGTACTGGCTATTGTGCTCGTGTACTTTGTGCTCGCTGCCCAGTTTGAGTCACTGAAATATCCATTTGTCGTTATGTTTACTGTTCCACTGTTCATCATCGGTGTGGCTCTCGCTCTGACGATCACACAGACACCGATCAGTGTTACCGGCTTTATCGGTCTGATCGTTCTCGTCGGAATCGTGGTCAACAATGCCATTGTCCTCGTTGATTACATTAACAGGCAGAAAGAGTACGGTCTAAGCAGCTACGATGCGATTGTGGAAGGGGTAAAAGACCGGGCCCGCCCGATTCTGATGACCGCTTCGACGACGATTCTTGCGCTTGTGCCGCTCGCTCTCGGCTTCGGCGAAGGTTCCGAGATTCAGCAGCCGCTTGCTATTACCGTAATCGGCGGTATGATCAGTGCGACCTTCCTGACGCTTATCCTTATCCCGGTCGTTTACAGCCTGTTTGATAAGGAAACAAGGAATCTGAACAAAAAATTCATGACGACTGACGGCCGTCTTGTCCCGGCTTACCTGCTTGATGCAGAACAAGAAGAGCCGCAGAAAAACGCCGGGCAGCTTGCCGGCCCGTCTTCCAAACGTACGGAAATTTCCGAGTTCTATAAAGATGTGGATTCGGAGCCGGATGCTTCTTTTGAAGAAGAGAATGTTGAGGAAGTAAAAGAAAAACCTTACGAAACAGATGAATACGAAGGCGGAAAAGAAGAAAAACCGGCTTCCGAAGAAATGTCGAAAGAAGAACTGCTGCAGGTACTTGAAGAATTAATTAAGCGAAGCAATAAAAAAGAATAA
- a CDS encoding MarR family winged helix-turn-helix transcriptional regulator: MEKQKIIDEIEQYMVDISLTLQYEFGSGYENELSSNQQLMMYLIGKKKVTRVKELAHYMNVSASAVSQMAAKMEQLHLLERSVDEENRRSTVLKLQAEGLEMLEHMEERRLTIMEKYLVKLPEEDLDAMRDAFSKLHKLIQDSQKKGDEA, encoded by the coding sequence ATGGAAAAACAAAAAATAATAGACGAAATTGAGCAGTATATGGTCGACATCAGCCTGACGCTTCAGTATGAATTTGGAAGCGGCTACGAAAATGAGCTTTCATCGAACCAGCAGCTGATGATGTATCTGATCGGCAAGAAAAAGGTGACGCGCGTAAAGGAACTGGCTCATTATATGAACGTGTCAGCCAGTGCCGTCAGCCAGATGGCAGCGAAAATGGAACAGCTGCACCTTCTGGAACGCTCAGTCGATGAAGAAAACCGGCGCAGTACCGTGCTGAAGCTGCAGGCAGAAGGTCTGGAGATGCTGGAACATATGGAAGAAAGACGATTGACCATAATGGAAAAATACTTAGTTAAGCTGCCGGAAGAAGATCTGGATGCGATGCGGGATGCGTTCTCCAAACTGCATAAACTGATTCAGGACAGCCAGAAGAAAGGAGACGAAGCATGA
- a CDS encoding bacteriorhodopsin: MEEVSFLVLATQYMFWVGFVGMAAGTLYFLVERSSLNPEYRSTATVAALVTFVAAVHYFFMKDAVGTSGLVSEIETFPTEIRYIDWLITTPLLLVKFPLLLSLKGRIGNLLLVKLLSADVIMIVSGYIGETSINTAGGFTQLGLWSFVIGTVAWIYIIYLLYTTVTEAAQKRPAPIKKALLNMRLFILVGWAIYPIGYAVTLLSSGIEVQLVRELIYNVADLTNKVGFGLVAFFAVKAMSNLSNKQNTNTP; the protein is encoded by the coding sequence ATGGAAGAAGTAAGCTTTTTAGTACTTGCAACACAGTATATGTTCTGGGTAGGATTTGTAGGGATGGCCGCCGGTACTTTGTACTTCCTCGTTGAACGCAGCAGTCTAAATCCTGAATATCGTTCAACCGCTACTGTTGCTGCTCTTGTAACATTTGTTGCAGCAGTACACTATTTTTTCATGAAAGATGCGGTTGGAACATCCGGTTTAGTTTCTGAAATAGAGACGTTTCCAACAGAAATTCGTTATATTGACTGGCTTATCACTACGCCTTTATTACTAGTGAAATTCCCGCTCCTGTTAAGTTTAAAGGGCAGAATTGGAAATCTTCTTCTAGTAAAACTGCTGAGTGCTGATGTGATTATGATCGTATCCGGTTACATCGGAGAAACGTCTATCAACACAGCAGGTGGTTTTACGCAGCTCGGCTTATGGAGCTTCGTTATCGGAACTGTAGCCTGGATCTATATTATTTACCTTTTGTATACTACTGTGACAGAAGCAGCGCAAAAAAGGCCGGCCCCTATCAAAAAAGCCCTTCTCAACATGCGGCTTTTCATTTTAGTTGGCTGGGCCATTTACCCGATAGGCTACGCGGTAACATTGTTATCATCGGGTATTGAAGTTCAGCTCGTCCGGGAACTGATTTACAATGTTGCGGATTTAACTAATAAGGTTGGATTTGGTCTTGTAGCCTTTTTCGCAGTCAAGGCTATGTCTAATCTTTCAAATAAACAGAATACAAATACTCCTTAG
- a CDS encoding DUF2243 domain-containing protein has product MSPAQKAKFISIGSFLLGFGFLGAMDGIVFHQLLQWHSVIMDTSRTMQIISDGLFHLAVTITLIAGAVILWLGGRPEQLGRGFRLMTAQFLIGGGIFNLVEGITNHHILQIHRVRPDAAVPLLYDFGFLASGAVLLIAGFLIRKGLKK; this is encoded by the coding sequence ATGTCACCCGCACAAAAAGCGAAATTTATCAGTATAGGCAGTTTCCTGCTCGGCTTTGGCTTTCTGGGAGCGATGGACGGCATTGTTTTTCATCAGCTTCTCCAGTGGCACAGCGTCATCATGGATACGAGCCGGACCATGCAGATTATCAGCGACGGCCTGTTTCATCTTGCCGTTACGATCACGCTCATAGCAGGAGCGGTAATTCTTTGGCTCGGTGGAAGACCAGAGCAGCTCGGAAGGGGATTTCGGCTCATGACCGCCCAGTTTCTGATCGGCGGGGGAATTTTTAATCTCGTAGAAGGAATCACTAACCACCATATTCTGCAGATTCACCGGGTCAGGCCCGATGCCGCAGTACCTCTCCTTTACGATTTTGGTTTTCTCGCAAGCGGGGCCGTTCTTCTTATTGCAGGATTTCTGATTAGAAAAGGACTGAAAAAATAA
- a CDS encoding thioredoxin family protein, translated as MKKLLMIGGVVVVIFAALIFVTSYQNEQAAQGNPFGLDSLHQETIDQLDNPLYENIILPEELDSRLDEDGSAMVYFYSGQCQYCNETTPVIVPLAEDMNVDLELYNILEFDQGWDDYGIEGTPTVIYFENGEEADRISGMYGKETYEAFFEQAANE; from the coding sequence ATGAAAAAATTACTTATGATCGGCGGAGTGGTGGTCGTTATTTTTGCCGCCCTTATTTTTGTTACGTCGTATCAAAACGAACAGGCTGCCCAGGGGAATCCTTTCGGGCTCGATTCGCTTCATCAGGAAACGATCGATCAGCTCGATAACCCGCTTTACGAAAATATCATTCTGCCTGAAGAGCTCGACAGCAGGCTCGACGAAGACGGTTCAGCTATGGTTTATTTCTACAGCGGACAGTGTCAGTACTGCAATGAAACGACCCCTGTTATTGTACCGCTCGCTGAAGATATGAATGTGGATCTGGAACTGTACAATATCCTTGAATTTGATCAAGGATGGGATGATTACGGGATTGAAGGAACGCCGACAGTGATTTATTTTGAAAACGGGGAGGAAGCAGACCGGATCAGCGGCATGTACGGCAAAGAAACTTACGAAGCTTTTTTTGAACAGGCAGCCAACGAATAG